One Citrobacter amalonaticus genomic window carries:
- the rpsJ gene encoding 30S ribosomal protein S10: MQNQRIRIRLKAFDHRLIDQSTAEIVETAKRTGAQVRGPIPLPTRKERFTVLISPHVNKDARDQYEIRTHKRLVDIVEPTEKTVDALMRLDLAAGVDVQISLG, translated from the coding sequence ATGCAGAACCAAAGAATCCGTATCCGCCTTAAAGCGTTTGATCATCGTCTGATCGATCAATCAACCGCGGAAATCGTCGAGACTGCTAAGCGCACTGGTGCGCAAGTCCGTGGTCCGATCCCGCTGCCGACCCGCAAAGAGCGTTTCACCGTTCTGATCTCTCCGCACGTCAACAAAGACGCGCGTGATCAGTACGAGATTCGTACTCACAAGCGTCTGGTTGACATCGTTGAGCCAACTGAAAAAACCGTTGATGCTCTGATGCGTCTGGACCTGGCTGCCGGTGTAGACGTGCAGATCAGCCTGGGTTAA
- the rplC gene encoding 50S ribosomal protein L3, whose translation MIGLVGKKVGMTRIFTEDGVSIPVTVIEVEANRVTQVKDLASDGYRAVQVTTGAKKANRVTKPEAGHFAKAGVEAGRGLWEFRLADGEEFTVGQSISVELFADVKKVDVTGTSKGKGFAGTVKRWNFRTQDATHGNSLSHRVPGSIGQNQTPGKVFKGKKMAGQMGNERVTVQSLDVVRVDAERNLLLVKGGVPGATGCDLIVKPAVKA comes from the coding sequence ATGATTGGTTTAGTCGGTAAAAAAGTGGGTATGACCCGCATCTTCACTGAAGATGGCGTATCTATCCCAGTAACCGTAATCGAAGTTGAAGCAAACCGCGTTACTCAGGTTAAAGATCTGGCTAGCGATGGCTATCGTGCTGTTCAGGTTACCACTGGTGCTAAAAAAGCTAACCGTGTAACTAAGCCGGAAGCTGGTCACTTTGCTAAAGCTGGCGTAGAAGCTGGCCGCGGCCTGTGGGAGTTCCGTCTGGCAGATGGTGAAGAATTCACTGTTGGTCAGAGCATTAGCGTTGAACTGTTTGCTGACGTTAAAAAAGTTGACGTAACCGGTACCTCTAAAGGTAAAGGTTTCGCAGGTACCGTTAAGCGCTGGAACTTCCGTACCCAGGACGCGACTCACGGTAACTCCTTGTCTCACCGCGTTCCGGGTTCTATCGGTCAGAACCAGACTCCGGGCAAAGTGTTCAAAGGCAAGAAAATGGCAGGCCAGATGGGTAACGAGCGTGTAACCGTTCAGAGCCTTGACGTAGTACGCGTTGACGCTGAGCGCAACCTGCTGCTGGTTAAAGGTGGTGTTCCGGGTGCAACCGGTTGCGACCTGATCGTTAAACCAGCTGTGAAGGCGTAA
- the rplD gene encoding 50S ribosomal protein L4, with translation MELVLKDAQSALTVSETTFGRDFNEALVHQVVVAYAAGARQGTRAQKTRAEVTGSGKKPWRQKGTGRARSGSIKSPIWRSGGVTFAARPQDHSQKVNKKMYRGALKSILSELVRQDRLIVVEKFSVEAPKTKLLAQKLKDMALEDVLIITGELDENLFLAARNLHKVDVRDATGIDPVSLIAFDKVVMTADAVKQVEEMLA, from the coding sequence ATGGAATTAGTATTGAAAGACGCGCAGAGCGCGCTGACTGTTTCCGAAACTACCTTCGGTCGTGATTTCAACGAAGCGCTGGTTCACCAGGTTGTTGTTGCTTATGCAGCTGGTGCTCGTCAGGGTACTCGTGCTCAGAAGACTCGTGCTGAAGTAACTGGTTCAGGCAAAAAGCCGTGGCGCCAGAAAGGTACCGGCCGTGCGCGTTCAGGTTCTATCAAGAGCCCGATCTGGCGTTCCGGTGGCGTGACCTTCGCTGCTCGTCCGCAGGACCACAGTCAAAAAGTTAACAAAAAGATGTACCGCGGCGCGCTGAAAAGCATTCTGTCCGAACTGGTACGTCAGGATCGTCTGATCGTTGTCGAGAAGTTCTCTGTTGAAGCGCCTAAAACTAAGCTGCTGGCACAGAAACTGAAAGACATGGCTCTGGAAGATGTGCTGATCATCACCGGTGAGCTGGACGAAAACCTGTTCCTGGCTGCGCGCAACCTGCACAAGGTTGACGTACGCGATGCAACTGGTATCGACCCGGTTAGCCTGATCGCCTTCGACAAAGTCGTAATGACTGCTGATGCTGTTAAGCAAGTTGAGGAGATGCTGGCATGA
- the rplW gene encoding 50S ribosomal protein L23: MIREERLLKVLRAPHVSEKASTAMEKTNTIVLKVAKDATKAEIKAAVQKLFEVEVEVVNTLVVKGKVKRHGQRIGRRSDWKKAYVTLKEGQNLDFVGGAE, translated from the coding sequence ATGATTCGTGAAGAACGTCTGCTGAAGGTGCTGCGTGCACCGCACGTTTCTGAAAAAGCGTCTACTGCGATGGAAAAAACTAACACCATCGTTCTCAAAGTTGCTAAAGACGCGACCAAAGCAGAGATCAAAGCTGCTGTGCAGAAACTGTTTGAAGTCGAAGTCGAAGTCGTTAACACCCTGGTTGTTAAAGGGAAAGTTAAACGTCACGGACAGCGTATCGGTCGTCGTAGCGACTGGAAAAAAGCTTACGTCACCCTGAAGGAAGGCCAGAATCTGGACTTCGTTGGCGGCGCTGAGTAA
- the rplB gene encoding 50S ribosomal protein L2 — protein sequence MAVVKCKPTSPGRRHVVKVVNPELHKGKPFAPLLEKNSKSGGRNNNGRITTRHIGGGHKQAYRIVDFKRNKDGIPAVVERLEYDPNRSANIALVLYKDGERRYILAPKGLKAGDQIQSGVDAAIKPGNTLPMRNIPVGSTVHNVEMKPGKGGQLARSAGTYVQIVARDGAYVTLRLRSGEMRKVEADCRATLGEVGNAEHMLRVLGKAGAARWRGVRPTVRGTAMNPVDHPHGGGEGRNFGKHPVTPWGVQTKGKKTRSNKRTDKFIVRRRSK from the coding sequence ATGGCAGTTGTTAAATGTAAACCGACATCTCCGGGTCGTCGCCACGTCGTTAAAGTGGTTAACCCTGAGCTGCACAAGGGCAAACCTTTTGCTCCGTTGCTGGAAAAAAACAGCAAATCCGGTGGTCGTAACAACAATGGCCGTATCACCACCCGTCATATCGGTGGTGGCCACAAGCAGGCATACCGTATTGTTGACTTCAAACGCAACAAAGATGGTATTCCGGCAGTTGTTGAACGTCTTGAGTACGATCCGAACCGTTCCGCGAACATCGCGCTGGTTCTGTACAAAGACGGTGAGCGCCGTTACATCCTGGCCCCTAAAGGCCTGAAAGCTGGCGACCAGATCCAATCTGGCGTTGATGCTGCAATCAAACCAGGCAACACCCTGCCGATGCGCAATATCCCGGTTGGTTCTACCGTTCATAACGTAGAAATGAAACCAGGTAAAGGCGGTCAGCTGGCACGTTCCGCTGGGACTTACGTTCAGATCGTTGCTCGTGATGGTGCTTATGTCACCCTGCGTCTGCGTTCTGGTGAAATGCGTAAAGTCGAAGCAGACTGCCGTGCAACTCTGGGCGAAGTTGGCAATGCTGAGCATATGCTGCGCGTTCTGGGTAAAGCAGGTGCTGCACGCTGGCGTGGTGTTCGTCCGACCGTTCGCGGTACCGCGATGAACCCAGTCGACCACCCACATGGTGGTGGTGAAGGTCGTAACTTTGGTAAGCACCCGGTAACTCCGTGGGGCGTTCAGACCAAAGGTAAAAAGACCCGCAGCAACAAGCGTACTGATAAATTCATCGTACGTCGCCGTAGCAAATAA
- the rpsS gene encoding 30S ribosomal protein S19 produces MPRSLKKGPFIDLHLLKKVEKAVESGDKKPLRTWSRRSTIFPNMIGLTIAVHNGRQHVPVFVTDEMVGHKLGEFAPTRTYRGHAADKKAKKK; encoded by the coding sequence ATGCCACGTTCTCTCAAGAAAGGTCCTTTTATTGACCTGCACTTGCTGAAGAAGGTAGAGAAAGCGGTGGAAAGCGGAGACAAGAAGCCCCTGCGCACTTGGTCCCGTCGTTCAACGATCTTTCCTAACATGATCGGTTTGACCATCGCTGTCCATAATGGTCGTCAGCACGTTCCAGTATTTGTAACCGATGAAATGGTCGGTCACAAACTGGGTGAATTCGCACCGACTCGTACTTATCGCGGCCATGCTGCTGATAAAAAAGCGAAGAAGAAATAA
- the rplV gene encoding 50S ribosomal protein L22 — protein sequence METIAKHRHARSSAQKVRLVADLIRGKKVSQALDILTYTNKKAAVLVKKVLESAIANAEHNDGADIDDLKVTKIFVDEGPSMKRIMPRAKGRADRILKRTSHITVVVSDR from the coding sequence ATGGAAACTATCGCTAAACATCGCCATGCTCGTTCTTCTGCTCAGAAGGTTCGCCTTGTTGCTGACCTGATTCGCGGTAAGAAAGTGTCGCAGGCTCTGGATATTCTGACCTACACCAACAAGAAAGCGGCTGTACTGGTCAAGAAGGTACTGGAATCTGCCATTGCTAACGCTGAACACAACGATGGCGCTGACATTGACGATCTGAAAGTTACGAAAATTTTCGTAGACGAAGGCCCGAGCATGAAGCGCATTATGCCGCGTGCAAAAGGTCGTGCAGATCGCATCCTGAAGCGCACCAGCCACATCACTGTGGTTGTGTCCGATCGCTGA
- the rpsC gene encoding 30S ribosomal protein S3 encodes MGQKVHPNGIRLGIVKPWNSTWFANTKEFADNLDSDFKVRQYLTKELAKASVSRIVIERPAKSIRVTIHTARPGIVIGKKGEDVEKLRKVVADIAGVPAQINIAEVRKPELDAKLVADSITSQLERRVMFRRAMKRAVQNAMRLGAKGIKVEVSGRLGGAEIARTEWYREGRVPLHTLRADIDYNTSEAHTTYGVIGVKVWIFKGEILGGMAAVEQPEKPAAQPKKQQRKGRK; translated from the coding sequence ATGGGTCAGAAAGTACATCCTAATGGTATTCGCCTGGGTATTGTAAAACCATGGAACTCTACCTGGTTTGCGAACACCAAAGAATTCGCTGACAACCTGGACAGCGATTTTAAAGTACGTCAGTACCTGACTAAGGAACTGGCTAAAGCGTCCGTATCTCGTATCGTTATCGAGCGTCCGGCTAAGAGCATCCGTGTGACTATTCACACTGCTCGCCCGGGCATCGTAATCGGTAAGAAAGGCGAAGACGTAGAAAAACTGCGTAAGGTCGTAGCGGATATCGCTGGCGTTCCTGCACAGATCAATATCGCCGAAGTTCGTAAACCTGAACTGGACGCAAAACTGGTTGCTGACAGCATCACTTCTCAGCTGGAACGTCGTGTTATGTTCCGTCGTGCGATGAAGCGTGCTGTACAGAACGCAATGCGTCTGGGCGCTAAAGGGATCAAAGTTGAAGTTAGCGGCCGTCTGGGCGGCGCGGAAATCGCACGTACCGAATGGTACCGCGAAGGTCGCGTACCGCTGCACACTCTGCGTGCTGACATCGACTACAACACCTCTGAAGCGCACACCACTTACGGTGTAATCGGCGTTAAGGTATGGATCTTCAAAGGCGAGATCCTGGGTGGTATGGCTGCTGTTGAACAACCGGAAAAACCGGCTGCTCAACCTAAAAAGCAGCAGCGTAAAGGCCGTAAATAA
- the rplP gene encoding 50S ribosomal protein L16 — protein sequence MLQPKRTKFRKMHKGRNRGLAAGADVSFGSFGLKAVGRGRLTARQIEAARRAMTRAVKRQGKIWIRVFPDKPITEKPLAVRMGKGKGNVEYWVALIQPGKVLYEMDGVPEELAREAFKLAAAKLPIKTTFVTKTVM from the coding sequence ATGTTACAACCAAAGCGTACAAAATTCCGTAAAATGCACAAAGGCCGTAACCGCGGTCTGGCTGCTGGCGCGGATGTTAGCTTCGGCAGCTTCGGTCTGAAAGCTGTTGGCCGTGGTCGTCTGACTGCCCGTCAGATCGAAGCAGCACGTCGTGCTATGACCCGTGCAGTTAAGCGTCAAGGTAAGATCTGGATCCGTGTATTCCCGGACAAACCGATCACTGAAAAGCCGCTGGCAGTGCGTATGGGTAAAGGTAAAGGTAACGTGGAGTATTGGGTTGCCTTGATTCAGCCGGGTAAAGTCCTGTATGAAATGGACGGCGTACCGGAAGAGCTGGCCCGTGAAGCATTCAAGCTGGCAGCAGCGAAACTGCCGATTAAAACCACCTTTGTAACTAAGACGGTGATGTAA
- the rpmC gene encoding 50S ribosomal protein L29, producing MKAKELREKSVEELNTELLNLLREQFNLRMQAASGQLQQSHLLKQVRRDVARVKTLLTEKAGA from the coding sequence ATGAAAGCAAAAGAGCTGCGTGAGAAGAGTGTTGAAGAGCTGAACACCGAGCTGCTGAACCTGCTGCGTGAGCAGTTCAACCTGCGTATGCAGGCTGCAAGTGGCCAGCTGCAACAGTCTCACCTGTTGAAGCAAGTGCGTCGTGATGTCGCACGCGTTAAGACTTTACTGACTGAGAAGGCGGGTGCGTAA
- the rpsQ gene encoding 30S ribosomal protein S17, whose protein sequence is MTDKIRTLQGRVVSDKMEKSIVVAIERFVKHPIYGKFIKRTTKLHVHDENNECGIGDKVEIRECRPLSKTKSWTLVRVVEKAVL, encoded by the coding sequence ATGACCGATAAAATCCGTACTCTGCAAGGTCGCGTTGTTAGCGACAAAATGGAGAAATCCATTGTTGTTGCTATCGAACGTTTTGTGAAACACCCGATCTACGGTAAATTCATTAAGCGTACGACCAAACTGCACGTACATGACGAGAACAACGAATGCGGTATCGGCGACAAGGTTGAAATCCGTGAATGCCGTCCGCTGTCCAAGACTAAGTCCTGGACGCTGGTTCGCGTTGTAGAGAAAGCGGTTCTGTAA
- the rplN gene encoding 50S ribosomal protein L14 encodes MIQEQTMLNVADNSGARRVMCIKVLGGSHRRYAGVGDIIKITIKEAIPRGKVKKGDVLKAVVVRTKKGVRRPDGSVIRFDGNACVILNNNSEQPIGTRIFGPVTRELRNEKFMKIISLAPEVL; translated from the coding sequence ATGATCCAAGAACAGACTATGCTGAACGTCGCCGACAACTCCGGTGCACGTCGCGTAATGTGTATCAAGGTTCTGGGTGGCTCGCACCGTCGCTACGCAGGCGTAGGCGACATCATCAAGATCACCATCAAAGAAGCAATTCCGCGTGGTAAGGTCAAAAAAGGTGATGTGCTGAAGGCGGTAGTGGTGCGCACCAAGAAGGGTGTTCGTCGCCCGGACGGTTCTGTCATTCGCTTCGATGGTAATGCATGCGTTATTTTAAACAATAACAGCGAGCAACCTATCGGTACGCGTATTTTTGGGCCGGTAACTCGTGAACTTCGTAACGAGAAGTTCATGAAAATTATCTCTCTGGCACCAGAAGTACTCTAA
- the rplX gene encoding 50S ribosomal protein L24 has translation MAAKIRRDDEVIVLTGKDKGKRGKVKNVLSSGKVIVEGINLVKKHQKPVPALNQPGGIVEKEAAIQISNIALFNAATGKADRVGFRFEDGKKVRFFKSNSETIK, from the coding sequence ATGGCAGCGAAAATCCGTCGTGATGACGAAGTTATCGTGTTAACCGGTAAAGATAAAGGTAAACGCGGTAAAGTTAAGAATGTCCTGTCTTCCGGCAAGGTCATCGTTGAAGGTATCAACCTGGTTAAGAAACACCAGAAGCCGGTTCCGGCTCTGAACCAACCAGGCGGCATTGTAGAGAAAGAAGCAGCTATTCAGATCTCTAACATTGCACTCTTCAATGCGGCAACCGGTAAGGCTGACCGTGTAGGCTTTAGATTCGAAGACGGCAAAAAAGTCCGTTTCTTCAAGTCTAACAGCGAAACTATCAAGTAA
- the rplE gene encoding 50S ribosomal protein L5, which translates to MAKLHDYYKDEVVNKLMTEFNYNSVMQVPRVEKITLNMGVGEAIADKKLLDNAAADLTAISGQKPLITKARKSVAGFKIRQGYPIGCKVTLRGERMWEFFERLITIAVPRIRDFRGLSAKSFDGRGNYSMGVREQIIFPEIDYDKVDRVRGLDITITTTAKSDEEGRALLAAFDFPFRK; encoded by the coding sequence ATGGCGAAACTGCATGATTACTACAAAGACGAAGTAGTTAATAAACTCATGACTGAGTTTAACTACAATTCTGTCATGCAAGTCCCTCGGGTCGAGAAGATCACCCTGAACATGGGTGTTGGTGAAGCGATCGCTGACAAGAAACTGCTGGATAACGCAGCAGCTGATCTGACAGCAATCTCCGGTCAAAAGCCGTTGATCACCAAAGCACGCAAATCTGTTGCAGGCTTCAAAATCCGTCAGGGCTATCCGATCGGCTGTAAAGTAACTCTGCGTGGCGAACGCATGTGGGAGTTCTTTGAGCGCCTGATCACTATTGCTGTACCGCGTATCCGTGACTTCCGTGGCTTGTCCGCTAAGTCATTCGACGGTCGTGGTAACTACAGCATGGGTGTCCGTGAGCAGATCATCTTCCCAGAAATCGACTACGATAAAGTCGACCGCGTTCGTGGTTTGGATATTACCATTACCACTACTGCGAAATCTGACGAAGAAGGCCGTGCTCTGCTGGCTGCCTTTGACTTCCCGTTCCGCAAGTAA
- the rpsN gene encoding 30S ribosomal protein S14 gives MAKQSMKAREVKRVALADKYFAKRAELKAIISDVNASDEERWNAVLKLQSLPRDSSPSRQRNRCRQTGRPHGYVGKFGLSRIKLREAAMRGEVPGLKKASW, from the coding sequence ATGGCTAAGCAATCAATGAAAGCACGCGAAGTAAAACGCGTAGCTTTAGCTGATAAATACTTCGCGAAACGCGCTGAACTGAAAGCGATCATCTCTGATGTGAACGCTTCCGACGAAGAACGTTGGAACGCTGTTCTTAAGCTGCAGTCTCTGCCGCGTGATTCCAGCCCGTCTCGTCAGCGTAACCGCTGCCGTCAAACAGGTCGTCCACATGGTTATGTGGGCAAGTTCGGGTTGAGCCGTATCAAGTTACGTGAAGCCGCTATGCGCGGTGAAGTACCAGGCTTGAAAAAGGCTAGCTGGTAA
- the rpsH gene encoding 30S ribosomal protein S8 produces MSMQDPIADMLTRIRNGQAANKAAVTMPSSKLKVAIANVLKEEGFIEDFKVEGDTKPELELTLKYFQGKAVVESIQRVSRPGLRIYKRKDELPKVMAGLGIAVVSTSKGVMTDRAARQAGLGGEIICYVA; encoded by the coding sequence ATGAGCATGCAAGATCCGATCGCGGATATGCTGACCCGTATCCGTAACGGTCAGGCCGCGAACAAAGCTGCGGTCACCATGCCTTCCTCCAAGCTGAAAGTGGCAATTGCCAACGTGCTGAAGGAAGAAGGTTTTATTGAAGATTTTAAAGTTGAAGGCGACACCAAGCCGGAACTGGAACTGACTCTTAAGTATTTCCAGGGTAAAGCTGTTGTAGAAAGCATTCAGCGTGTCAGTCGCCCAGGTCTGCGCATCTACAAACGTAAAGATGAGCTGCCGAAAGTTATGGCGGGTCTGGGTATCGCGGTTGTTTCTACCTCTAAAGGTGTTATGACTGATCGTGCAGCGCGCCAGGCTGGTCTTGGTGGCGAAATTATCTGCTACGTAGCCTAA
- the rplF gene encoding 50S ribosomal protein L6 yields the protein MSRVAKAPVVVPAGVDVKINGQVITIKGKNGELTRTLNDAVEVKHADNALTFGPRDGYVDGWAQAGTARALLNSMVIGVTEGFTKKLQLVGVGYRAAVKGNVVNLSLGFSHPVDHQLPAGITAECPTQTEIVLKGADKQVIGQVAADLRAYRRPEPYKGKGVRYADEVVRTKEAKKK from the coding sequence ATGTCTCGTGTTGCTAAAGCACCGGTCGTTGTTCCTGCCGGCGTTGATGTAAAAATCAACGGTCAGGTTATTACGATCAAAGGTAAAAACGGCGAGCTGACTCGTACTCTCAACGATGCTGTTGAAGTTAAACATGCAGATAATGCACTGACCTTCGGTCCGCGTGATGGTTACGTAGACGGTTGGGCTCAGGCTGGTACCGCGCGTGCCCTGCTGAATTCAATGGTTATCGGTGTTACCGAAGGCTTCACTAAGAAGCTGCAGCTGGTTGGTGTAGGTTATCGTGCAGCGGTTAAAGGGAACGTAGTAAACCTGTCATTAGGTTTCTCACACCCGGTTGACCATCAGCTGCCGGCAGGGATTACTGCAGAATGTCCGACTCAAACTGAAATCGTGCTGAAAGGCGCTGATAAGCAGGTAATCGGCCAGGTTGCAGCAGATCTGCGTGCCTACCGTCGTCCTGAGCCTTACAAAGGCAAGGGTGTTCGTTACGCCGACGAAGTCGTGCGTACCAAAGAGGCTAAGAAGAAGTAA
- the rplR gene encoding 50S ribosomal protein L18, producing the protein MDKKSARIRRATRARRKLKELGATRLVVHRTPRHIYAQVIAPNGSEVLVAASTVEKAIAEQLKYTGNKDAAAAVGKAVAERALEKGIKDVSFDRSGFQYHGRVQALADAAREAGLQF; encoded by the coding sequence ATGGATAAGAAATCTGCTCGTATCCGTCGTGCGACCCGCGCACGCCGCAAGCTCAAAGAGCTGGGCGCAACTCGCCTGGTGGTACATCGTACCCCGCGTCATATTTACGCACAGGTAATTGCACCGAACGGTTCTGAAGTTCTGGTAGCTGCTTCTACTGTAGAAAAAGCTATCGCTGAACAACTGAAGTACACCGGTAACAAAGACGCGGCTGCAGCTGTGGGTAAAGCTGTCGCTGAACGCGCTCTGGAAAAAGGCATCAAAGATGTGTCCTTTGACCGTTCCGGGTTCCAATATCATGGTCGTGTCCAGGCACTGGCAGATGCTGCCCGTGAAGCTGGCCTTCAGTTCTAA
- the rpsE gene encoding 30S ribosomal protein S5 — translation MAHIEKQAGELQEKLIAVNRVSKTVKGGRIFSFTALTVVGDGNGRVGFGYGKAREVPAAIQKAMEKARRNMINVALNNGTLQHPVKGVHTGSRVFMQPASEGTGIIAGGAMRAVLEVAGVHNVLAKAYGSTNPINVVRATIDGLENMNSPEMVAAKRGKSVEEILGK, via the coding sequence ATGGCTCACATCGAAAAACAAGCTGGCGAACTGCAGGAAAAGCTGATCGCGGTAAACCGCGTATCTAAAACCGTAAAAGGTGGTCGTATTTTCTCCTTCACAGCTCTGACTGTAGTAGGCGATGGTAACGGTCGCGTTGGTTTTGGTTACGGTAAAGCGCGTGAAGTTCCAGCAGCGATCCAGAAAGCGATGGAAAAAGCCCGTCGCAATATGATTAACGTCGCGCTGAACAACGGCACCCTGCAACACCCGGTTAAAGGTGTTCACACGGGTTCTCGTGTATTCATGCAGCCAGCTTCCGAAGGTACCGGTATCATCGCCGGTGGTGCAATGCGCGCCGTTCTGGAAGTTGCTGGAGTTCATAACGTTCTGGCTAAAGCATATGGTTCCACCAACCCGATCAACGTGGTTCGTGCAACTATTGATGGCCTGGAAAATATGAATTCTCCAGAAATGGTCGCTGCCAAGCGTGGTAAATCCGTTGAAGAAATTCTGGGGAAATAA
- the rpmD gene encoding 50S ribosomal protein L30, which produces MAKTIKITQTRSAIGRLPKHKATLLGLGLRRIGHTVEREDTPAVRGMVNAVSFMVKVEE; this is translated from the coding sequence ATGGCAAAGACTATTAAAATTACTCAAACCCGCAGTGCAATCGGTCGTCTGCCGAAACACAAGGCAACGCTGCTTGGCCTGGGTCTGCGTCGTATTGGTCACACCGTAGAGCGCGAGGATACTCCTGCTGTTCGTGGTATGGTCAACGCGGTTTCCTTCATGGTTAAAGTTGAGGAGTAA
- the rplO gene encoding 50S ribosomal protein L15, which produces MRLNTLSPAEGSKKAGKRLGRGIGSGLGKTGGRGHKGQKSRSGGGVRRGFEGGQMPLYRRLPKFGFTSRKAAITAEVRLSDLAKVEGGVVDLNTLKAANIIGIQIEFAKVILAGEVTTPVTVRGLRVTKGARAAIEAAGGKIEE; this is translated from the coding sequence ATGCGTTTAAATACTCTGTCTCCGGCCGAAGGCTCCAAAAAGGCGGGTAAACGCCTGGGTCGTGGTATCGGTTCTGGCCTCGGTAAAACCGGTGGTCGTGGTCACAAAGGTCAGAAGTCTCGTTCTGGCGGTGGCGTACGTCGCGGTTTCGAGGGCGGCCAGATGCCTCTGTATCGTCGTCTGCCGAAATTCGGCTTCACTTCTCGTAAAGCAGCGATTACAGCCGAAGTTCGTCTGTCTGACCTGGCTAAAGTAGAAGGCGGTGTTGTAGACCTGAACACGCTGAAAGCGGCTAACATTATCGGTATCCAGATCGAGTTCGCGAAAGTGATCCTGGCTGGTGAAGTCACTACTCCGGTAACTGTTCGTGGTCTGCGTGTTACTAAAGGCGCTCGTGCTGCTATCGAAGCTGCTGGCGGTAAAATCGAGGAATAA